The following are from one region of the Paenibacillus protaetiae genome:
- a CDS encoding MBL fold metallo-hydrolase: MKLKWYGHSSFLLTSEEGTRVLIDPFNKFLGYRQPSVEVDILTVTHDHRDHNQIQVATGSYLMVHRPESYEKNGISVHGVPTFHDKVEGKKRGSNIVFTLQIDGISVCHCGDLGHLLSEEQIQAIGPVDVLIVPAGGGMTLNGAEAAQVIKQLNPKIAIPMHYRTKALGLVGRLLFDKADKFIAASGCRHVELKELELTKESLSGYTGQTVVTLQYQQQ, encoded by the coding sequence ATGAAGCTGAAATGGTATGGACACTCTTCCTTTTTATTAACATCGGAGGAGGGAACCCGCGTTTTAATTGATCCGTTCAACAAGTTTTTAGGTTACCGCCAACCTTCGGTCGAGGTGGATATTTTAACGGTTACGCATGATCACCGCGACCATAATCAAATTCAGGTGGCGACCGGTTCGTACCTAATGGTTCACCGCCCGGAATCGTATGAGAAAAACGGCATTTCCGTTCATGGCGTACCGACGTTCCACGATAAGGTCGAAGGGAAAAAACGGGGCAGCAACATCGTGTTTACGTTACAAATAGACGGGATATCCGTATGCCATTGCGGCGACCTGGGACATCTTTTGTCGGAGGAACAAATTCAAGCGATTGGCCCGGTGGACGTGCTGATCGTGCCGGCCGGCGGCGGCATGACGCTAAACGGTGCTGAGGCTGCCCAGGTGATCAAGCAGCTGAACCCGAAAATTGCGATTCCGATGCATTATCGGACGAAGGCGCTAGGTTTGGTTGGCAGGCTGCTTTTTGACAAAGCGGATAAATTTATTGCGGCTTCCGGCTGCAGGCATGTGGAGCTGAAGGAGCTGGAGCTGACCAAAGAAAGCTTGTCCGGTTATACCGGCCAGACGGTGGTTACCCTTCAGTATCAGCAGCAGTAA
- a CDS encoding RrF2 family transcriptional regulator — protein MAQLKRFKYGFQALLVLSSSPELRSSTEIAERINCEPTALRKILAQMADASIVEVRQGRTGGYQLAKQPDQITLFEVYTSLHEVDLLQDPFTDKAAAYTFGGDKMLNSFSRLFEEINEQVKKVLGQHTVAEFLEGG, from the coding sequence ATGGCACAGTTAAAACGGTTCAAATATGGCTTTCAAGCGCTGCTTGTTCTTTCGTCCAGCCCGGAGCTGCGCTCCAGCACGGAGATTGCCGAGCGGATCAACTGCGAACCTACGGCACTGCGCAAAATTTTAGCCCAAATGGCGGACGCTTCCATTGTTGAAGTCAGGCAAGGAAGAACCGGCGGTTACCAGTTGGCCAAACAGCCGGACCAAATTACGCTGTTTGAAGTATACACTTCCCTTCATGAGGTTGACTTGCTGCAAGATCCGTTTACGGACAAGGCGGCTGCCTATACATTTGGCGGTGATAAAATGTTGAATTCATTTTCCCGCTTGTTTGAGGAAATTAACGAGCAAGTCAAAAAAGTACTGGGCCAGCATACGGTAGCTGAATTTTTAGAGGGTGGCTGA
- a CDS encoding oxalate decarboxylase family bicupin — protein MQNRNGENGKQQPVAPQHAIPQPIRRDGAGAPDYGPRDVMRDMENPDMLVPPVTDAGLLPNMRVSFSDTHMQLNLGGWSREITVRDLPIATTLAGVNMALTPGGVREMHWHQQAEWAYMIGGSARITAVDQDGRNFIADIGPGDLWYFPAGIPHSIQGLESGCEFLLVFDDGHFSDLNTLSISDWFAHTPKEVLSANFGVPEYAFASIPSGQVYIYQDQVPGPLESQKIESPYGEVPLSFKHQLLAQTPIQTPGGSVRIVDSTNFPISKTVAAALVEIEPGAMRELHWHPNNDEWQYYLTGQGRMTVFGGSGDARTYDVRAGDVGYVPFAFGHYIQNTGTETLWFLEIFKSDRFMDVSLNQWMALTPKELVKSNLKVGPELMDALRKEKWPVVKYPGFGMAPKG, from the coding sequence ATGCAAAACCGAAACGGGGAAAACGGAAAGCAGCAGCCGGTTGCGCCGCAGCACGCTATTCCGCAGCCTATCCGGAGAGATGGCGCTGGCGCTCCCGATTATGGCCCTCGGGATGTGATGAGGGATATGGAAAATCCGGATATGCTTGTCCCGCCGGTCACCGATGCAGGTTTGCTGCCCAATATGAGAGTGTCGTTTTCAGATACGCACATGCAGCTTAACCTTGGCGGCTGGTCAAGGGAGATTACGGTCCGTGATTTGCCGATTGCAACAACGCTTGCGGGAGTAAATATGGCGCTTACGCCCGGCGGCGTCCGGGAGATGCACTGGCATCAGCAGGCGGAATGGGCTTACATGATTGGAGGCAGCGCACGAATTACGGCGGTTGACCAGGATGGACGCAATTTTATTGCCGATATCGGTCCGGGCGATTTATGGTATTTTCCAGCCGGTATTCCCCATTCGATTCAAGGACTGGAGAGCGGCTGCGAGTTTTTGCTTGTATTCGACGACGGACATTTTTCCGACTTGAATACATTGTCAATATCGGATTGGTTTGCCCATACGCCCAAGGAAGTATTATCCGCTAATTTTGGCGTGCCGGAATATGCCTTTGCTTCGATTCCTTCCGGCCAGGTATACATTTATCAGGATCAGGTGCCCGGGCCGCTGGAAAGCCAAAAAATCGAGTCGCCATACGGCGAGGTGCCGCTCAGCTTTAAGCATCAGCTGCTTGCGCAAACGCCCATCCAGACGCCCGGCGGTTCAGTGCGGATCGTTGATTCTACGAATTTTCCGATCAGCAAAACAGTGGCGGCGGCGCTTGTCGAAATCGAACCCGGCGCCATGCGCGAGCTTCACTGGCATCCCAACAATGACGAATGGCAATATTATTTGACCGGTCAAGGCCGGATGACGGTGTTTGGCGGCAGCGGCGATGCGCGTACCTATGACGTACGGGCAGGCGATGTCGGTTATGTGCCTTTTGCATTCGGCCATTACATCCAAAACACTGGCACCGAAACTTTATGGTTTTTGGAAATTTTCAAAAGCGACCGGTTTATGGACGTTTCGCTTAACCAGTGGATGGCGCTTACGCCCAAAGAGCTGGTGAAAAGCAACCTGAAGGTTGGGCCGGAGCTGATGGACGCCTTGCGCAAAGAAAAATGGCCGGTAGTCAAATACCCGGGCTTTGGCATGGCGCCTAAAGGATAA
- a CDS encoding 2-isopropylmalate synthase: MERNIIVLDTTLRDGEQVPGAKLNVEQKVEFAQQLKRLGVDIIEAGFPASSAGDFQAVQQIARTVGDTVSITALARAVQKDIESVYESIKPAQNPFIHIVLGTSNIHVEKKFNRSKDAVLEMGVEAVKYAKTLLPHVQYSTEDASRSDFEYLWATIEAVVKAGATIINVPDTVGYAVPDEFGELIRKLNERLKNVNPDVLLSVHCHNDLGLATANTLAAIKNGADKMEVTVNGLGERAGNTSLEEVVMSLKVRDNFYHAQTAIRTAELLRTSKLLTLLTGLDVQVNKAITGENAFAHSSGIHQDGLLKDKQVYEIMAPEDVGADSMELILTARSGRHAFKNTVERLGFSTGDSDDFEQLFQKFLVLADAKKEVYDHDVFQLASNHGNHDASAKELYELVSFQVITNDLYPTATVKLKKGTETFRDSSVGEGQIDALYGAIKGLVGLDVELKDYKINSLSRGTDAIGRVNIRLEYGGKTYSGRAMDTDIIKASAMAFLNGINAIILDNQAGR; encoded by the coding sequence ATGGAACGCAACATTATCGTATTGGACACGACGCTGCGCGATGGGGAGCAGGTGCCTGGCGCCAAGCTGAATGTGGAACAGAAAGTTGAATTTGCCCAGCAGCTGAAGCGGCTGGGGGTGGACATCATCGAAGCGGGATTCCCGGCTTCGTCCGCAGGCGACTTTCAGGCAGTGCAGCAAATTGCCCGCACCGTTGGCGACACGGTATCCATTACGGCGCTTGCCCGTGCGGTTCAGAAGGACATCGAGTCGGTCTATGAAAGCATTAAGCCGGCGCAAAATCCGTTTATTCACATTGTGCTGGGCACATCTAACATCCATGTGGAGAAAAAATTCAACCGTTCCAAGGATGCCGTGCTCGAAATGGGCGTTGAAGCGGTCAAATATGCGAAAACGCTTTTGCCCCATGTCCAATATTCAACGGAGGACGCATCCCGCTCGGATTTTGAATATTTGTGGGCAACGATCGAAGCCGTCGTGAAAGCCGGCGCTACGATCATTAACGTGCCGGACACGGTTGGTTATGCGGTTCCGGACGAATTCGGCGAGCTGATCCGCAAATTGAACGAACGGCTGAAAAATGTGAACCCCGATGTTCTCCTCAGCGTCCACTGCCATAACGATCTTGGCCTGGCTACAGCCAATACGCTTGCCGCTATTAAAAACGGCGCTGACAAAATGGAAGTGACCGTTAACGGGCTTGGCGAGCGTGCCGGCAATACTTCGCTGGAGGAAGTGGTCATGAGCTTGAAAGTAAGGGATAACTTCTACCATGCCCAAACGGCTATTCGAACGGCAGAGCTGCTGCGCACTTCCAAGCTGCTGACGCTGCTGACGGGCCTCGACGTGCAGGTGAACAAAGCGATCACCGGCGAAAATGCATTCGCCCACTCCTCAGGTATTCATCAGGACGGCTTGCTGAAGGATAAACAAGTATACGAAATTATGGCGCCGGAGGACGTAGGCGCGGACAGTATGGAACTCATATTGACGGCGCGCTCGGGACGCCATGCGTTTAAAAATACGGTCGAGCGGCTTGGCTTCAGCACAGGGGATTCGGACGATTTTGAACAGCTGTTTCAGAAGTTTCTTGTACTTGCCGATGCGAAAAAAGAAGTGTACGATCATGACGTATTCCAGCTGGCGTCCAATCACGGCAATCATGATGCAAGCGCTAAGGAGCTGTACGAGCTTGTTTCATTCCAAGTAATAACAAACGACCTGTATCCGACGGCAACGGTCAAGCTGAAGAAAGGAACGGAAACGTTCCGCGACAGCTCGGTAGGCGAAGGGCAAATCGACGCGCTGTACGGGGCGATCAAAGGGCTTGTTGGTTTGGACGTCGAATTAAAAGATTATAAAATTAACAGCTTATCGAGAGGCACAGATGCCATCGGCCGGGTAAACATCCGCCTTGAATACGGCGGCAAAACGTATTCCGGCCGCGCGATGGATACGGATATTATTAAAGCAAGCGCAATGGCGTTCCTGAACGGAATCAACGCCATTATACTGGATAATCAGGCCGGAAGGTAA
- a CDS encoding Nif3-like dinuclear metal center hexameric protein, with translation MAGMTVQDVVNRLWDGVQRSGNTVDRLETGDPGMAVTGIATAFMPSKAVIEQAIAQGVNLLIAHEGVYFSHHGDTSSFEGDPVFEHKRKRIQEAGLAIYRCHDYVHRMNPDLITAGLVQQLGWEHDVVRVKPEASVVELPGEGVTLSQIAGHVKRQLGAAYIRALGDASMPCRRIGLLVGYRGGGQTAIPLYREEKLDLLIYGEGPEWETPVYIADAIRQGHAAAVLAIGHAESEQAGMALLADRIRSYAQDVPVYHLTEPPIFHIL, from the coding sequence ATGGCGGGAATGACGGTGCAGGATGTCGTGAACCGGCTATGGGATGGCGTGCAGCGCAGCGGTAATACGGTGGACAGGCTGGAGACGGGTGATCCGGGGATGGCGGTTACAGGCATTGCAACTGCATTTATGCCTTCGAAAGCGGTTATTGAACAGGCGATTGCGCAAGGCGTTAATCTGCTGATTGCCCATGAAGGCGTCTATTTCAGCCATCACGGCGATACTTCGTCGTTTGAAGGCGATCCGGTTTTTGAACATAAAAGAAAGCGGATACAGGAAGCGGGGCTTGCCATTTACCGCTGCCACGATTACGTCCATCGGATGAACCCGGATTTGATTACGGCCGGGCTGGTGCAGCAGCTGGGCTGGGAACATGATGTGGTCCGGGTAAAGCCGGAGGCATCCGTTGTAGAGCTGCCCGGCGAAGGGGTGACCCTCTCGCAAATTGCCGGACATGTCAAAAGGCAGCTTGGCGCGGCATACATCCGCGCATTAGGCGACGCCTCGATGCCATGCCGCCGCATCGGCCTGCTGGTAGGCTATCGGGGCGGCGGTCAAACCGCTATTCCGCTGTACCGCGAGGAGAAGCTTGATCTGCTTATTTACGGCGAAGGCCCGGAATGGGAGACGCCGGTTTATATTGCAGATGCGATTCGGCAGGGCCATGCGGCGGCGGTGCTGGCCATCGGCCATGCCGAAAGCGAGCAGGCTGGCATGGCCCTGCTTGCGGATCGGATTCGTTCGTATGCGCAGGACGTGCCGGTCTATCATTTGACGGAGCCGCCAATTTTCCATATCCTGTAG
- a CDS encoding polysaccharide deacetylase family protein, whose translation MEMQGMVDKVTTSVKAVAFTFDDGPNPVYTPQLLSIFREWNGKATFFMIGEQIERNPETARSVHEEGHEIGNHTYTHPNLTELKKDDILEEIDKTEQLIAGITGAKPAVLRPPYLASDERLGRLAASRGYRLIGAVNPGVQDWDMPGVQHILDKTREHLGPGSILLFHDGYGDRSQTIEAVSVLVPVLVKQGYRLVTVSELLALEGVRA comes from the coding sequence ATGGAAATGCAAGGAATGGTAGATAAGGTTACCACAAGCGTCAAGGCAGTTGCGTTCACGTTTGATGACGGGCCAAACCCGGTCTATACGCCGCAATTATTATCAATTTTCCGCGAGTGGAACGGGAAAGCAACCTTTTTTATGATTGGCGAGCAGATCGAGCGAAACCCGGAAACGGCGCGCAGCGTCCATGAAGAAGGGCATGAAATCGGAAATCATACGTATACGCATCCAAATCTGACCGAACTGAAGAAGGACGACATTCTAGAGGAAATTGATAAAACGGAGCAGCTGATTGCAGGCATAACCGGTGCAAAACCGGCAGTGCTTCGCCCGCCTTATTTGGCGTCCGATGAGAGGCTGGGCCGCCTTGCGGCAAGCCGCGGCTACCGGCTGATCGGAGCCGTCAATCCCGGTGTGCAGGATTGGGACATGCCGGGTGTACAGCATATTTTGGATAAGACGAGAGAGCACCTGGGACCGGGCAGCATTCTGCTGTTTCACGACGGCTACGGCGACCGTTCGCAGACAATCGAAGCTGTATCGGTGCTGGTGCCCGTGCTGGTCAAGCAGGGTTACCGGCTTGTGACCGTCAGTGAGCTGCTGGCACTGGAAGGAGTGCGGGCTTAA
- a CDS encoding M15 family metallopeptidase — MKKRFFWLFSVVCIGAVMFALWGGKGEGAITGVSIQKNAAPAGGKPVKSVELSLDHIYEGNLILVNKDYPVHEEGIPDDIVQLSEHPDLMQGYGLLDSSIRISASLLPPFNEMIKAAGEDGVRHYIISSGYRGLDEQEELYKEKGGDYALPAGYSEHNVGLSLDIGSSLTAMDHAPEGKWLKQNAWKYGFILRYPADKTNITGIQYEPWHFRYVGLPHSAIMKKLDLTLEQYVDDLRSKKSLSVTVEGVHYTVSYYRLTKANHTVKLPQDGWYELSGNNVDGVIVTTKS, encoded by the coding sequence ATGAAGAAACGGTTTTTTTGGTTATTCAGTGTGGTATGTATAGGTGCGGTCATGTTTGCGTTATGGGGCGGCAAAGGTGAAGGGGCGATTACAGGCGTTTCCATTCAAAAGAATGCAGCGCCGGCTGGCGGAAAGCCGGTAAAATCGGTTGAGCTGTCGCTGGATCATATATACGAAGGCAATCTGATTCTGGTGAATAAAGATTACCCGGTTCATGAGGAAGGCATACCGGATGATATCGTGCAATTGTCGGAGCATCCGGACTTGATGCAGGGTTATGGGCTGCTGGACAGCTCCATCCGGATATCCGCAAGCCTGCTGCCGCCGTTTAATGAGATGATTAAGGCAGCCGGCGAAGACGGAGTAAGGCATTATATCATCAGCAGCGGTTATCGGGGGCTGGACGAGCAGGAGGAACTGTATAAGGAAAAAGGCGGCGACTATGCGCTTCCGGCCGGATACAGCGAGCATAATGTCGGTTTATCGCTTGATATCGGCTCTTCGCTGACTGCGATGGACCATGCGCCGGAAGGCAAATGGCTGAAGCAAAACGCATGGAAATACGGTTTTATTTTGCGGTACCCGGCGGATAAAACGAATATAACCGGCATCCAATATGAGCCGTGGCATTTTCGTTATGTCGGCTTGCCGCACAGCGCCATCATGAAGAAGCTTGATTTGACGCTGGAGCAATACGTAGACGATTTGCGCAGCAAAAAATCGTTGTCCGTTACGGTGGAGGGCGTGCACTATACCGTATCGTATTATCGGCTGACGAAAGCGAACCATACGGTCAAGCTGCCGCAGGACGGCTGGTACGAGCTGTCCGGCAACAATGTCGACGGCGTTATTGTAACAACAAAAAGCTGA
- a CDS encoding HAMP domain-containing sensor histidine kinase, with protein MANRFQSFRTKMLLLFGYSMLGAGFLTYLIYKALQRYYYNNVYADTPLAAIRLWMNRIGDVYFFLLLFIPLSVLFFYFLTKPYKTYFQEISTGIHRLSTGAFETKVTIASNDDFQQIAEDINRAGARLKEAIEKGEFAESSKNQLVMNLAHDLRTPLTSVIGYLDIVLKDDQLQQEQAKHYTTIAYAKSKRLEKLIDELFEVTKLSYGLQPVTRGPLDLSALLAQLNEELYPLFETSALEARLHVPPVLPITGDGEMLARVFENLLVNAARYGSDGQYIDIYAGLDGTSAVVKVVNYGSYIDPGHLPYLFDMFYTGDKARTQQNGSTGLGLFIAKNIVEQHGGTITAASSSIQTEFEVRLPQI; from the coding sequence ATGGCTAATCGATTCCAGAGCTTCCGCACCAAGATGCTGCTGCTGTTCGGGTACAGCATGCTCGGAGCGGGCTTCCTCACTTACCTTATTTATAAGGCGCTGCAACGGTATTATTATAATAACGTTTATGCAGACACCCCGCTGGCCGCCATCCGTTTGTGGATGAACCGGATCGGGGACGTCTATTTCTTTTTGCTGCTGTTTATCCCGCTTTCGGTGCTCTTTTTTTATTTTTTGACAAAACCTTACAAAACGTATTTTCAAGAAATTTCAACCGGCATTCATCGCCTATCAACTGGTGCGTTTGAAACGAAAGTGACCATCGCGTCCAATGACGACTTTCAGCAAATTGCCGAAGATATTAACCGGGCCGGCGCGAGGCTGAAGGAAGCGATCGAAAAAGGCGAATTCGCGGAAAGCAGCAAAAACCAGCTGGTCATGAACCTGGCGCATGATTTGCGTACGCCGCTTACGTCGGTGATCGGCTATTTGGATATTGTGCTCAAAGACGATCAGCTGCAACAGGAGCAGGCGAAGCATTACACTACAATCGCTTACGCCAAATCGAAACGGCTGGAGAAGCTCATTGACGAGCTGTTCGAAGTGACCAAGCTGAGCTACGGGCTGCAGCCGGTTACGCGAGGCCCGCTTGATTTAAGCGCGCTGCTGGCGCAGCTGAACGAGGAACTGTACCCGTTATTCGAAACCAGCGCTTTGGAAGCGAGGCTGCATGTTCCGCCCGTGTTGCCCATTACTGGAGATGGAGAGATGCTGGCCCGCGTCTTCGAGAATTTGCTGGTGAACGCGGCCCGGTACGGGTCGGACGGGCAATATATCGACATTTATGCCGGGCTGGACGGCACCTCCGCAGTCGTTAAAGTGGTCAATTACGGCAGCTACATTGATCCCGGGCATTTGCCGTATTTGTTCGACATGTTTTATACCGGCGACAAAGCCCGCACGCAGCAAAACGGGAGCACCGGACTAGGCCTCTTTATTGCCAAAAATATTGTCGAACAGCATGGCGGCACCATTACTGCCGCAAGCAGCAGCATTCAAACGGAATTTGAAGTGCGGCTGCCCCAAATCTAA
- a CDS encoding response regulator transcription factor, with protein sequence MERYTILIADDEAEIVDLIALHMEKEGYHTIKAYDGKQALLAVQSQPVDLAILDIMMPGLDGYEATRQIREAFVLPIIFLSAKTSDLDKITGLVMGADDYMTKPFNPLELTARVNAQLRRLKLLSQQHSGGTHKAPIEAAGLVVDPDKRTVLLYDAEIELTPKEFDILVLLMSHPKIVFSAEHIFQQVWGEAYYENGNTVMVHIRTLRKKLGEDKNKFIKTVWGVGYTFNG encoded by the coding sequence ATGGAACGATATACGATATTGATTGCGGACGATGAAGCGGAAATCGTCGATTTGATTGCGCTGCATATGGAAAAGGAAGGATACCACACGATCAAAGCTTACGACGGCAAGCAGGCGCTGCTCGCGGTTCAATCGCAGCCGGTAGATTTGGCGATATTGGACATTATGATGCCGGGGCTGGACGGCTACGAGGCAACGCGCCAAATCCGCGAGGCGTTTGTGCTGCCGATTATTTTTTTGAGCGCAAAAACGTCTGATCTCGATAAAATAACCGGTCTTGTCATGGGAGCGGACGATTACATGACGAAGCCGTTTAACCCGCTGGAGCTGACCGCGCGCGTAAACGCCCAGCTCCGGCGCTTGAAGCTGCTCAGCCAGCAGCATTCCGGCGGGACCCATAAAGCGCCGATTGAGGCGGCAGGGCTTGTCGTAGACCCGGACAAGCGGACGGTGCTCCTGTACGATGCGGAAATTGAGCTGACGCCTAAAGAATTTGATATTTTGGTGCTGCTCATGAGCCATCCCAAAATCGTATTTAGCGCCGAGCATATTTTCCAGCAGGTATGGGGCGAAGCGTATTACGAGAACGGCAACACGGTGATGGTCCATATCCGCACTTTGCGCAAGAAGCTTGGCGAAGATAAAAACAAGTTTATTAAAACGGTATGGGGAGTAGGGTATACGTTTAATGGCTAA
- the cysI gene encoding assimilatory sulfite reductase (NADPH) hemoprotein subunit yields MANKRKVEPIGGPPSDVELLKLESNYLRGSLVESLSDRITGGLPELDNRLLKFHGSYMQDDRDLRNEREKQKLEPSYQFMLRIVLPGGKTTPEQWLVLDKLADQYGSGSLRITTRQAFQLHGVLKWNLKDTIKNINDTLLTTLAACGDVSRNVMCNPNPYQSEVHSEVLQWAERLTAHLAPKTPAYHEIWLDGEKVTTSEEQGEVEPIYGPVYLPRKFKIGITVPPTNDVDVYSQDLGYIAIVEDGKLAGFNVCVGGGMGMTHGDTNTYPQLAKVIGFCTPDQVLDVAEKTVTIQRDYGNRSVRKNARFKYTIDRHGLDWFVDELHDRLGWELQPAREFQFAHNGDRYGWVKGKDGKWNVTLYIQSGRIIDTDSSKLKTGLREIAKIHTGDFRLTGNQNLVIANISSQKKAKISALLEQYGITAGGQYSALRRSALSCVALPTCGLAMAEAERYLPDLLDKLEPILEEAGIRDEEINIRMTGCPNGCARPALGEIAFIGKSPGKYNLYMGAGFTGDRLSKLYRENIGEDEIIDTLRPIFHHYASDRSEGEHFGDFVIRAGYVQAVTDGTNFHS; encoded by the coding sequence ATGGCAAACAAACGAAAAGTGGAACCGATCGGCGGACCGCCAAGCGACGTGGAGTTGCTGAAGCTGGAAAGCAATTATTTGCGCGGATCGCTGGTAGAATCGCTTTCCGATCGGATTACGGGCGGACTGCCCGAGCTGGACAACCGGCTGCTTAAATTTCATGGCAGCTATATGCAAGACGACCGGGATTTGCGCAATGAGCGCGAAAAGCAGAAGCTGGAGCCTTCGTATCAATTTATGCTCCGCATTGTGCTTCCCGGCGGCAAAACAACGCCGGAGCAGTGGCTTGTCCTGGATAAGCTGGCCGATCAATACGGCAGCGGCAGCCTGCGGATTACAACAAGACAAGCGTTCCAGCTGCATGGCGTATTGAAGTGGAACCTGAAGGACACGATCAAAAACATTAATGATACGCTGCTCACAACACTGGCTGCATGCGGCGACGTAAGCCGCAACGTCATGTGCAATCCGAACCCGTACCAGTCGGAGGTGCACAGCGAAGTGCTTCAATGGGCGGAGCGGCTGACTGCCCATCTCGCGCCCAAAACGCCGGCTTACCATGAAATATGGCTGGATGGCGAGAAGGTGACCACCTCCGAAGAACAAGGCGAAGTCGAACCGATCTACGGCCCGGTTTATTTGCCCCGCAAATTCAAAATCGGCATTACGGTTCCTCCGACTAACGATGTCGACGTTTATTCGCAGGACCTTGGTTATATCGCGATCGTAGAAGACGGCAAGCTGGCCGGCTTTAACGTTTGCGTCGGCGGCGGCATGGGCATGACGCACGGCGATACGAATACGTATCCGCAGCTGGCGAAAGTGATCGGTTTCTGCACGCCGGACCAAGTGCTTGACGTAGCGGAGAAGACGGTAACGATTCAGCGCGATTACGGCAATCGTTCCGTCCGCAAAAACGCCCGTTTCAAATATACGATCGACCGCCATGGCCTCGATTGGTTTGTTGACGAGCTGCATGACCGCCTCGGCTGGGAGCTGCAGCCGGCCCGCGAGTTTCAATTTGCGCATAACGGCGACCGCTACGGCTGGGTGAAAGGCAAGGACGGCAAATGGAATGTGACGCTGTATATCCAAAGCGGGCGCATTATTGATACCGACAGCAGCAAGCTGAAAACCGGCCTGCGCGAAATTGCCAAAATCCACACCGGCGACTTCCGTCTGACCGGTAATCAGAACCTGGTGATCGCCAACATTTCCAGTCAAAAAAAGGCGAAAATATCGGCCCTGCTGGAGCAGTACGGCATTACCGCCGGCGGCCAATATTCCGCTTTGCGCCGCAGCGCTTTGTCCTGCGTGGCGCTGCCGACCTGCGGACTGGCGATGGCGGAGGCGGAACGCTATTTGCCGGATCTGCTCGACAAGCTGGAGCCGATTCTGGAAGAGGCAGGCATCCGGGATGAAGAAATTAATATCCGTATGACCGGCTGCCCGAACGGCTGCGCACGTCCGGCTTTGGGCGAAATTGCTTTTATCGGCAAATCGCCGGGCAAATACAACTTGTATATGGGGGCCGGCTTTACCGGCGACCGCCTAAGCAAGCTGTACCGCGAAAATATCGGCGAAGATGAAATTATTGATACGCTGCGCCCGATTTTCCATCATTATGCTTCCGACCGGAGCGAAGGCGAGCATTTTGGCGACTTCGTCATCCGCGCCGGCTATGTGCAGGCTGTTACAGACGGCACGAACTTCCACAGCTAA